In Bacteroidia bacterium, a genomic segment contains:
- a CDS encoding phage tail sheath C-terminal domain-containing protein, whose amino-acid sequence MASTFKTPGVYVKEISKFPPSVAQVETAIPAFIGHTAFALNTNGQSLSMKPWRISSMVDYELYFGGAAPEENITVSINETRDAGGRVTAQSLTAAIGARSPYIMYYSLQIYFANGGGPCYIVSVGDYSSPIALGDDDSGLRGGLNLLEKEDEPTLLVFPEAQALSFDPSGTGQSDQGALYDFALQQCEKLQDRFAVMDMLPHSSTTRVVDLQNAFRDRGVGNNSLKYGAAYAPNLETIFDYQFEPAGVTVSYMVNGAPNAAIADLAALEAADKGLFARAQLAINSIPCILPPSPAIVGIYASVDSSRGVWKAPANVSLNGVIQPIMKITNAEQEDMNVHTSGKSINAIRSFVGKGNLVWGARTLAGNDNEWRYVSVRRFFNMVEESVKKASEQFVFEPNDANTWVKVRAMIENFLVLQWRAGALAGAKPEDAFFVRVGLPETMTAVDILEGRMNVEIGMAVVRPAEFIILRFSHKMQES is encoded by the coding sequence ATGGCAAGCACATTCAAAACCCCCGGTGTTTATGTAAAAGAAATCTCGAAGTTCCCCCCGTCTGTGGCTCAGGTGGAAACCGCGATACCGGCGTTTATTGGTCATACAGCCTTTGCGCTCAACACCAATGGGCAAAGCCTGAGTATGAAGCCCTGGCGAATTTCGTCCATGGTGGATTACGAATTGTATTTCGGGGGTGCCGCTCCGGAAGAAAATATTACTGTCTCTATCAATGAAACCCGCGATGCGGGAGGTCGTGTCACTGCTCAATCGCTGACTGCCGCCATTGGCGCCCGTTCTCCGTATATCATGTATTATTCGCTTCAGATTTATTTTGCCAATGGCGGTGGCCCTTGTTACATCGTATCGGTGGGTGATTATTCTTCGCCGATTGCTTTGGGCGATGATGACAGCGGGCTCAGAGGCGGGTTGAACCTTTTGGAAAAAGAAGATGAACCCACCCTGCTCGTATTTCCCGAAGCCCAGGCATTGAGTTTTGATCCTTCAGGTACGGGCCAGTCAGATCAGGGTGCCTTATACGATTTTGCCCTTCAGCAGTGTGAAAAACTTCAGGACCGTTTTGCAGTAATGGATATGTTGCCGCATAGCAGTACAACACGTGTGGTTGATCTGCAAAATGCCTTCCGCGACAGAGGCGTTGGCAACAATAGCCTGAAATACGGTGCAGCTTACGCTCCAAACCTGGAAACCATTTTTGATTATCAGTTTGAACCCGCTGGAGTAACCGTTAGTTATATGGTAAATGGCGCGCCTAATGCAGCAATCGCAGACCTGGCCGCGCTTGAAGCTGCGGATAAAGGACTGTTTGCACGTGCTCAACTGGCCATCAACAGTATCCCCTGTATCCTTCCGCCCAGTCCGGCAATTGTCGGCATTTATGCTTCTGTTGACAGCAGCCGCGGTGTATGGAAAGCTCCCGCAAATGTCAGCCTGAACGGGGTGATTCAGCCGATTATGAAAATTACGAATGCAGAACAGGAAGATATGAATGTGCATACTTCCGGAAAGTCAATCAATGCTATTCGCTCGTTTGTTGGCAAAGGCAATCTCGTATGGGGTGCCCGTACCCTGGCTGGAAATGATAATGAATGGCGGTATGTATCTGTTCGTCGCTTCTTCAATATGGTAGAGGAATCTGTAAAAAAGGCTTCCGAACAATTTGTCTTCGAGCCCAATGATGCCAATACCTGGGTGAAAGTGCGTGCAATGATTGAGAACTTCCTTGTACTTCAGTGGCGTGCAGGTGCGCTCGCAGGAGCAAAACCGGAAGATGCTTTTTTTGTAAGAGTAGGTCTTCCCGAAACGATGACGGCGGTAGATATTCTCGAAGGCAGAATGAATGTCGAGATAGGAATGGCCGTGGTACGCCCTGCAGAATTTATCATTCTGAGATTCTCACACAAAATGCAGGAATCCTGA
- a CDS encoding phage tail sheath subtilisin-like domain-containing protein: protein MTYKTPGIYLRDLTPPQPADPLIETALPAFIGYTEFAPENGDFQPFRIKTLAHFESLFGGNYQPDSYFADVLPDGETLIATGPDRRFFLYESLQLYFDNGGGDCFIVSVGGYEDLITLGEAGGTTASGLLGGVKALEKADGVTLVLFPDAVGLSDLTELGQLHMTALAHCGKAKNCFLIADLKNHDRFLTAVDRFRDSLGNNYLQYGAAYFPWIYSLYDHQFHFYELKFRIKDGETLTPVTDYSIFSGNVSSAEAQKHWELIAEVLRQGQYVNTIAGLVHDSSLNRKHFHLLETRWRSLYEAILIPTDEERKVLFEKALLWISEVALVLPRLDNQLSDVLDDYIFIRKTDKTYIAALEKLIALYKAASMYDFLFPQQNFDEIHEIFSDLNGTNWIRTAVVPHIPAFSDWAEGEAEGETPFLESLVKHLLLVAKPILQALKGLFDLALAQELSAESQLFSLHPFFSKVKASLSLQLKKMPPSGAVAGVIVRTDATKGVWKAPANEQIKSTLGPCIELDDSDQESLNVHPTGKSVNVIRSIRGRGTLIWGARTLAGNDNEWRYVPVRRYFSFVEDFVSQSAEQFVFEPNDANTWMRFRLMLDNFLRAQWRQGALVGTTTNEAYYVSVGLGETMTSQDILEGRLIAEIGLAAVRPAEFIVIHYTCRMETS, encoded by the coding sequence ATGACCTACAAGACGCCTGGTATTTACCTGCGGGATCTCACGCCTCCGCAGCCTGCTGATCCGTTGATAGAAACCGCGCTCCCGGCATTTATCGGCTATACCGAATTTGCACCGGAAAACGGCGACTTTCAGCCTTTCCGGATCAAAACGCTGGCTCACTTTGAATCTCTTTTTGGTGGAAACTATCAGCCGGATAGTTACTTTGCAGATGTGCTTCCTGACGGGGAAACCCTTATAGCTACAGGCCCGGACCGGCGGTTTTTTCTCTATGAAAGTTTGCAGCTCTATTTTGACAATGGGGGTGGCGATTGTTTTATTGTTTCTGTAGGCGGATATGAAGATCTGATCACACTTGGGGAAGCCGGAGGGACAACCGCCTCGGGGCTACTCGGAGGCGTAAAAGCGTTGGAAAAGGCGGATGGCGTGACGTTGGTACTATTTCCCGATGCAGTAGGGCTTTCTGATCTTACAGAGCTCGGTCAGCTGCATATGACTGCTCTGGCGCATTGTGGCAAGGCAAAAAATTGTTTCCTGATTGCTGATCTCAAAAATCATGACCGTTTTCTGACCGCAGTTGATCGGTTCAGAGATTCCCTTGGGAACAATTATCTTCAATATGGGGCAGCTTATTTTCCCTGGATTTACTCGCTGTACGATCATCAGTTCCATTTTTATGAACTGAAGTTCCGGATCAAAGACGGAGAAACGCTGACTCCTGTCACTGACTATTCAATTTTTTCAGGAAATGTTTCTTCGGCAGAAGCGCAAAAACACTGGGAGTTGATCGCTGAAGTTTTGCGGCAAGGTCAATATGTAAACACAATTGCTGGTCTTGTTCATGATTCATCGCTGAACCGGAAACATTTCCACCTGCTCGAAACCCGCTGGCGCTCCTTGTATGAGGCGATTCTGATCCCCACTGACGAAGAGCGAAAGGTGCTGTTTGAAAAAGCTTTGTTATGGATTTCGGAAGTTGCATTGGTTTTACCCCGGCTGGACAATCAGCTTTCAGATGTGCTGGATGATTACATATTCATTCGCAAAACGGACAAAACCTATATCGCTGCGCTGGAAAAACTGATTGCTTTGTACAAAGCAGCTTCGATGTATGACTTTCTCTTCCCGCAGCAAAACTTTGACGAGATCCACGAAATTTTTTCCGATCTCAATGGAACCAATTGGATTCGCACAGCTGTCGTGCCGCACATTCCAGCATTTTCAGACTGGGCGGAAGGCGAGGCAGAGGGCGAAACGCCGTTTCTGGAATCCTTGGTGAAACATCTGTTGCTTGTGGCTAAGCCGATATTGCAGGCGCTCAAAGGATTATTTGATCTGGCTCTGGCTCAGGAATTATCCGCAGAATCTCAGTTGTTTTCCCTGCATCCCTTTTTCTCAAAAGTGAAGGCTTCGCTTTCCCTTCAACTGAAAAAAATGCCGCCCTCCGGTGCAGTTGCCGGGGTGATTGTTCGCACAGATGCGACCAAAGGTGTGTGGAAGGCCCCGGCAAATGAGCAAATCAAATCTACTTTGGGACCGTGTATTGAGCTCGATGACAGTGATCAGGAATCGCTCAACGTACACCCAACAGGAAAATCGGTGAATGTGATTCGTTCCATCCGAGGACGGGGAACCCTTATTTGGGGCGCGAGAACCCTGGCCGGAAATGACAACGAATGGCGGTATGTTCCGGTACGGCGCTATTTCAGTTTTGTGGAAGATTTTGTTTCTCAATCCGCAGAGCAGTTTGTCTTTGAACCCAATGATGCCAATACCTGGATGCGGTTTCGGCTTATGCTGGACAATTTCCTTCGGGCCCAATGGCGGCAGGGCGCACTAGTTGGGACAACCACCAATGAAGCCTATTATGTCTCAGTTGGTTTAGGGGAAACGATGACCAGCCAGGATATTCTGGAAGGCAGACTGATCGCTGAGATTGGACTGGCTGCGGTTCGCCCGGCAGAATTTATTGTGATTCACTATACATGTCGGATGGAAACATCCTGA
- a CDS encoding phage tail protein, with protein MAAYPLPKFHFQVEWGGTSIGFTEVSGLDVETEVIEYRHGASPEYFKTKMPGMQKYGNVTMKRGTFAGDNEYFAWWNTVALNTIERRDLTISLLNENHEPVVVWKIKNAWPVKVQSTDLKSDGNEVAIESIEIAHEGLTIQNG; from the coding sequence ATGGCAGCTTATCCATTACCAAAGTTCCACTTTCAGGTTGAATGGGGCGGAACAAGCATCGGGTTTACGGAAGTATCCGGCCTGGATGTAGAGACAGAAGTCATCGAATACCGTCATGGCGCAAGTCCGGAGTATTTCAAAACCAAAATGCCCGGAATGCAGAAGTACGGCAATGTTACCATGAAGCGCGGCACATTTGCCGGTGATAATGAGTATTTCGCCTGGTGGAATACCGTTGCGCTAAACACCATCGAGCGCAGGGACCTGACCATCAGCCTGCTCAATGAAAATCACGAGCCTGTGGTTGTGTGGAAAATTAAAAATGCATGGCCGGTGAAAGTGCAATCTACCGATTTGAAATCAGACGGAAATGAAGTGGCGATTGAGAGCATCGAAATAGCGCATGAAGGTTTGACCATTCAAAACGGATAG
- a CDS encoding phage tail protein has translation MALGEYPPVGFHFSVVFQLLPAAPGDIMFQEVSGLSVDMEMESYVEGGENRFTHQLPTRTRYSDLTLKRGIAPISSGVFNWARNAIEFFHFQPVNLVVSLLNEAHTPIASWYVVNAIPKRWEVSAFNAEQSSVVIETITLSYQYFKNIRLAF, from the coding sequence ATGGCTTTAGGAGAATATCCGCCCGTGGGGTTTCACTTTTCCGTCGTTTTCCAGCTTTTACCGGCTGCGCCGGGAGATATTATGTTTCAGGAAGTCTCCGGCCTTTCGGTAGATATGGAAATGGAATCTTATGTGGAGGGTGGGGAAAACCGGTTTACCCACCAGCTTCCTACCCGCACGCGCTATTCTGATCTGACGTTGAAAAGGGGAATTGCGCCGATCTCTTCGGGCGTTTTCAACTGGGCAAGAAATGCCATTGAGTTTTTTCATTTCCAGCCCGTAAACCTTGTGGTTTCCCTTCTGAATGAAGCGCATACCCCGATTGCTTCCTGGTATGTGGTCAACGCCATCCCAAAACGATGGGAAGTGTCGGCCTTCAATGCCGAACAAAGCTCGGTGGTGATCGAGACCATAACACTTAGTTACCAGTATTTTAAAAACATCCGGTTAGCCTTCTAA
- a CDS encoding DUF5908 family protein has protein sequence MPLEIRELVIRALVAPEPQQSMDDQASENAEHENAFRQAEEKRLILEIVQEMLEKKNER, from the coding sequence ATGCCACTTGAAATCAGAGAACTCGTCATCAGGGCACTGGTCGCACCTGAACCACAGCAATCAATGGATGATCAGGCTTCTGAAAATGCTGAGCATGAAAATGCTTTTCGTCAGGCAGAAGAAAAACGCCTGATTCTGGAAATCGTCCAGGAGATGTTGGAAAAGAAAAATGAACGTTAG
- a CDS encoding LysM peptidoglycan-binding domain-containing protein, producing the protein MLPEIPGVTSGELKKFKIEGFKNSARTPRSAPQKSFEVMYNPNSYTERVQINFTPRREPGNDSRRHVFNNIGPQDYQFEFLFDGTGASDPGNGLGIGAAVPGANKILPPVKIEDKIKAFMDVCFEVEGKTHRPRYLILSWGTLVSHCILKSADVNYTLFKPDGKPLRAKIKATFTESIDDALLERRRRVSSPDLTHIRFAGENQNLPLMADTIYNDPSYYLQVARHNKLKHFRRLKTGQELQFPPLKNENE; encoded by the coding sequence ATGTTGCCAGAAATACCCGGTGTTACCAGCGGTGAACTGAAGAAGTTCAAAATTGAGGGTTTTAAAAATTCTGCGAGAACCCCCAGAAGTGCCCCTCAGAAATCTTTTGAGGTGATGTATAACCCCAATTCCTATACGGAGCGGGTTCAGATCAATTTTACTCCCCGGAGAGAGCCCGGAAATGATAGCCGCAGGCATGTATTTAACAATATCGGGCCACAGGATTATCAGTTCGAATTCCTGTTTGACGGTACAGGCGCTTCTGATCCTGGCAACGGGCTGGGAATAGGTGCTGCTGTACCTGGGGCAAATAAGATCCTTCCTCCCGTAAAAATAGAGGACAAGATCAAGGCATTTATGGATGTGTGTTTTGAGGTAGAAGGAAAAACCCATCGTCCGAGATATCTGATTCTTAGCTGGGGTACATTGGTTTCACATTGTATTTTGAAGTCTGCGGATGTCAACTATACGCTGTTTAAACCCGACGGAAAACCACTTCGCGCCAAAATAAAGGCCACATTTACAGAAAGTATCGACGATGCCTTGCTCGAACGCAGGCGGCGCGTGAGTTCACCCGACCTTACACATATTCGCTTCGCTGGTGAAAATCAGAATCTGCCACTCATGGCTGATACTATTTACAATGACCCGTCTTATTATTTACAAGTAGCCCGCCACAACAAGTTGAAACACTTCCGCAGGCTGAAAACTGGTCAGGAACTTCAGTTTCCCCCACTAAAAAATGAAAACGAATGA
- the vgrG gene encoding type VI secretion system tip protein VgrG, with product MTFPRTIHQNIIPDTPTFQLRVNGKDINPEYQVMSMVVTRAANRISVADIILQDGNSAEENFSVSSSADFVPGVDVEIQMGYQSKNQTVFKGIITHHSIKVSASRPSILRISCRDKAVKMTVGRKNSYYYKKKDSDIIKSLISQSGAQASVEGTKVTHPEMVQYYTTDWDFLLSRAEANGLLVFTEDGKVIAKKPKLGSPVVSALYGASILSFEAEMDARYQYGGVEATSWDSSKQKTVSAKGSKPPKLSPGNIDTSKLSQTLGIKNLPMMHGGQLKDMELKEWADAQMQKSQLSKIRGRVRFQGYDKIKPGDTIALGGLGKRFNGDAYVSGVRHEFDNMNWETEVSFGLDPAWFHEQFDNIMDNPASGLLPAVHGLTIGLVTKLEQDPDGEDRVRVIIPTIDASGEGVWARVASLDAGKQRGSFFRPEINDEVVLGFLNDDPRNPVILGQLHSSKNPAPVKVKDTNHEKGFYTRSKMKLVFNDDDKSISMETPGGQSLVIDDKAGSIVIKDKNGNTITLDSAGITLKSAKDIILKAGANLKAESSANMELKGGAQLKASGSAGAELSSSAVATIKGSLVKIN from the coding sequence ATGACATTTCCCCGAACTATCCACCAGAATATAATCCCTGATACGCCTACTTTCCAGTTAAGGGTCAATGGAAAAGACATAAATCCTGAGTATCAGGTGATGTCTATGGTGGTTACCCGTGCTGCAAACAGGATATCGGTTGCCGATATTATTCTTCAGGATGGCAACTCTGCGGAGGAAAACTTTTCAGTGAGTAGTTCGGCGGATTTTGTACCTGGTGTGGATGTGGAAATACAGATGGGGTATCAGTCCAAAAACCAGACGGTTTTTAAGGGGATCATTACCCACCATTCGATTAAAGTAAGCGCTTCCCGGCCTTCGATTCTTCGTATTTCCTGCCGTGATAAAGCCGTGAAAATGACGGTTGGCCGCAAAAATTCCTACTATTACAAAAAGAAAGACAGTGATATCATCAAATCGCTGATTTCTCAAAGTGGGGCGCAGGCTTCGGTCGAGGGCACCAAGGTGACTCACCCGGAAATGGTCCAATATTATACTACAGACTGGGATTTTCTGCTAAGCCGGGCTGAGGCCAATGGTTTACTTGTGTTTACGGAAGATGGAAAAGTAATTGCCAAAAAACCAAAACTGGGAAGTCCTGTTGTTTCGGCACTTTATGGGGCTTCTATTCTGAGCTTTGAGGCCGAAATGGATGCCCGTTATCAGTATGGCGGCGTGGAAGCTACTTCGTGGGATTCTTCCAAACAAAAAACCGTCTCTGCCAAAGGATCAAAACCTCCAAAACTTTCCCCTGGCAATATCGACACTTCCAAACTTTCCCAAACGCTTGGAATAAAAAATCTTCCCATGATGCATGGCGGACAGTTGAAGGATATGGAGTTGAAAGAATGGGCAGATGCACAGATGCAGAAGAGCCAGTTGTCGAAAATCCGCGGACGCGTGCGGTTTCAGGGGTACGACAAAATCAAACCCGGAGATACGATCGCTTTAGGTGGATTGGGAAAAAGATTTAATGGCGATGCATATGTTTCCGGTGTCAGGCATGAGTTTGATAATATGAACTGGGAAACGGAAGTGAGCTTTGGTCTGGATCCAGCCTGGTTTCACGAGCAGTTTGATAATATCATGGATAATCCGGCCTCTGGTTTATTGCCGGCAGTTCATGGTCTGACGATCGGACTGGTAACCAAACTGGAACAAGATCCCGATGGCGAAGACCGGGTGAGAGTCATTATCCCGACTATCGATGCCAGTGGAGAAGGTGTGTGGGCGAGAGTAGCAAGTCTGGACGCCGGAAAACAAAGAGGAAGTTTTTTCCGCCCCGAAATCAACGATGAAGTCGTGCTCGGATTTCTCAACGACGATCCGCGCAACCCGGTGATTTTGGGACAATTGCACAGCAGCAAAAACCCCGCCCCAGTGAAGGTAAAAGATACCAATCATGAGAAAGGATTTTATACCCGCTCGAAGATGAAGCTGGTGTTTAATGACGACGATAAATCCATTTCCATGGAAACACCCGGCGGGCAGAGCCTCGTGATTGACGACAAAGCCGGATCCATCGTAATCAAAGATAAGAATGGCAATACCATCACACTCGATTCCGCCGGAATAACCCTAAAAAGCGCCAAGGATATTATCCTGAAAGCAGGCGCAAATCTGAAGGCCGAAAGCTCGGCCAATATGGAACTCAAAGGCGGCGCCCAGTTAAAAGCCTCCGGCTCCGCCGGCGCAGAATTAAGCTCAAGCGCCGTCGCTACCATCAAAGGCTCTCTTGTTAAAATAAATTAG
- a CDS encoding PAAR domain-containing protein has translation MPPAARLNDMHVCPMVDPSGTPHVGGPITGPGVPTVLIGGKPAAVVGDMITCTGPPDSIVKGSSTVMIGGKPAARLGDSTAHGGSIILGEFTVMIGG, from the coding sequence ATGCCGCCCGCAGCCAGACTCAACGATATGCACGTATGCCCGATGGTGGATCCATCAGGAACCCCCCATGTGGGCGGCCCGATTACGGGGCCAGGTGTACCTACAGTTCTGATTGGCGGAAAACCCGCCGCAGTTGTCGGTGATATGATTACCTGCACGGGACCTCCCGATTCGATTGTCAAGGGCTCTTCAACGGTAATGATCGGCGGAAAACCCGCAGCCCGTCTGGGCGATAGTACGGCACATGGCGGGTCTATTATTTTGGGAGAATTTACAGTAATGATCGGAGGATAA
- a CDS encoding GPW/gp25 family protein, with protein MADYDFIGRGWGFPPTFDKSTGGVQMLTGKEDIQSSIEIILTTGIGERVMRPDFGAGMEKLLFEPLDTTLQVYMKDVIQTAILYFEPRVVLDDVRLEPVAEEGLVRIFIEYTVAGTNTRTNFVFPYYLEEGSQIRNETP; from the coding sequence ATGGCAGATTACGATTTTATCGGCAGGGGGTGGGGGTTTCCACCCACATTTGACAAGTCAACCGGTGGCGTGCAGATGCTCACTGGGAAAGAGGACATTCAAAGTAGTATTGAAATTATCCTTACCACCGGAATCGGCGAAAGGGTCATGCGCCCTGACTTTGGGGCAGGAATGGAGAAACTTTTATTTGAGCCTTTGGACACCACGCTTCAGGTCTATATGAAAGATGTAATCCAGACGGCGATCCTCTATTTCGAACCAAGGGTCGTACTGGACGACGTGCGACTTGAGCCAGTGGCTGAAGAAGGACTTGTCCGGATTTTTATCGAATACACGGTCGCAGGGACAAATACCCGCACCAATTTTGTTTTCCCTTACTACCTCGAAGAAGGTAGCCAGATCAGGAATGAAACGCCATGA